In Pelosinus sp. UFO1, one genomic interval encodes:
- a CDS encoding exonuclease SbcCD subunit D: MRFLHTSDWHLGRLFHGIHLTEDQAYILEQFKDLVRETKPDAILIAGDIYDRAVPPIEAVELLNEVLTQVLLDYKVPIIMIAGNHDSAERLGFGSRLLAGQGLYVVGSLAKEIKPITLYDKFGPVCFAPLTYGEPALVRERLACPDISTHEQGMEAMVQQVRMKIPQGCRSVAVAHAFIAGSLESESERPLSVGGSSMVSPRVFESFSYTALGHLHNSQQAGSPSIRYSGSLLKYSFAEASQQKGIQIVEINQEGEVKIEQIPLSPRHDVRLIKGYFKEIVEGLQDSADREDYISVTLLDTEPILDAMGRLRQVYPNVLQIEYPRFSKSGVLAGLGADHRKLSEKELFASFFSQMTGESMTVEQEAQLVTVLEELYRQEREAGL, from the coding sequence GTGCGCTTTTTACATACTTCGGATTGGCACTTAGGCCGGCTGTTTCATGGGATTCATCTAACGGAAGATCAAGCTTATATTTTGGAGCAGTTTAAGGACTTGGTGCGAGAAACAAAACCCGATGCTATTTTAATAGCTGGCGATATTTACGATCGGGCAGTTCCGCCAATTGAAGCGGTGGAGTTATTAAATGAGGTTCTAACCCAAGTTTTATTAGATTATAAGGTCCCGATTATTATGATAGCTGGAAACCACGACAGTGCAGAACGTTTAGGCTTTGGCAGCCGTTTATTGGCAGGTCAAGGTTTATATGTGGTAGGGTCTTTAGCAAAGGAAATTAAACCAATTACTTTGTATGACAAGTTTGGTCCTGTTTGTTTTGCGCCACTTACTTATGGAGAACCGGCATTAGTTAGGGAACGTCTTGCTTGCCCAGACATTAGCACCCATGAACAAGGGATGGAAGCTATGGTACAGCAAGTGAGAATGAAAATTCCTCAAGGCTGCCGTTCGGTGGCAGTAGCTCATGCTTTTATTGCAGGTAGTTTGGAGAGTGAATCAGAGCGTCCTTTATCTGTAGGTGGCAGCAGTATGGTCAGTCCGAGAGTATTTGAATCCTTTTCCTATACCGCTTTAGGACATTTGCATAACTCTCAACAGGCAGGAAGTCCTAGCATTCGCTATAGTGGTTCGCTTTTAAAATATTCTTTTGCCGAAGCTTCTCAGCAGAAGGGTATTCAGATCGTAGAGATAAACCAAGAGGGTGAAGTTAAAATAGAACAAATACCTTTATCCCCTCGCCATGATGTACGCCTGATAAAAGGATACTTTAAAGAAATAGTAGAGGGGCTACAAGATTCAGCTGATAGAGAGGATTATATCTCAGTTACCTTGCTAGATACAGAACCAATTCTAGATGCAATGGGAAGGCTGCGTCAGGTTTATCCAAACGTACTGCAGATTGAATACCCTCGATTTTCTAAAAGTGGTGTGCTGGCTGGACTAGGGGCAGACCATCGAAAACTTAGTGAAAAGGAATTATTCGCCTCTTTCTTCTCCCAAATGACTGGAGAGTCGATGACAGTGGAGCAGGAGGCCCAATTAGTAACGGTACTTGAGGAGTTATATCGGCAGGAAAGAGAGGCCGGTTTATGA
- a CDS encoding polysaccharide deacetylase family protein, with amino-acid sequence MGRRRLGFFAGIFGVMLSATVIIQGMVAQQNEVIKKVPTTHKVVALTIDDGPHYKTTPLMLAILREKKVKLTLFILGENAAAHPELLAQAVADGHEIANHAYSHKSLAKMSKRETEEELDKAEKAITLVAPKPTLFRPPGGAYNDNVLAEAKERGYTTILWSIDPGDWRRPSVSQVVDNVMQHVEPGSIVLLHEGQYPLPTPEAIGIIIDKLREQGYSIVTVSELLQYYEVRN; translated from the coding sequence ATGGGAAGGAGAAGGTTAGGTTTTTTTGCCGGCATCTTTGGTGTAATGCTATCTGCTACGGTAATCATTCAGGGGATGGTAGCGCAGCAAAACGAAGTAATAAAAAAAGTGCCGACAACTCATAAAGTAGTGGCACTGACAATTGATGACGGCCCGCATTATAAAACTACGCCCCTCATGTTAGCCATTCTTAGAGAAAAAAAGGTGAAGCTCACCCTATTTATTCTCGGAGAAAATGCTGCTGCCCACCCTGAACTTTTAGCGCAGGCAGTAGCGGATGGACATGAAATTGCTAACCATGCCTATAGTCATAAATCCTTAGCTAAGATGAGTAAGAGAGAGACCGAGGAAGAGCTGGATAAGGCAGAAAAAGCGATTACATTAGTGGCACCGAAGCCAACATTGTTTCGTCCTCCAGGGGGGGCTTATAATGACAATGTCCTAGCAGAAGCTAAGGAACGTGGTTATACTACCATCTTATGGTCTATTGATCCTGGTGATTGGCGCAGACCAAGTGTTTCGCAGGTCGTTGATAATGTCATGCAGCATGTGGAACCTGGGAGTATAGTATTATTGCATGAGGGACAATATCCATTGCCTACACCAGAGGCGATCGGAATCATAATTGATAAGCTTCGTGAACAGGGTTATAGCATTGTAACAGTGAGTGAGCTGCTGCAGTATTATGAAGTACGTAATTAG
- a CDS encoding D-alanyl-D-alanine carboxypeptidase family protein, with translation MWMRFIYNVILLFCLLFYLPISIVYSAPPKIEAQAAILMDAKTGQILYEKNSHARNAPASTTKVLTAIIAIESGHLDDEVKVSSRAANTAGSSMHLSSGQIISMRELVTGLLLRSGNDAAVAIAEHLAGTVEDFVTLMNQKAQLLDATASHFANPHGLTAPGHYSTAFDLAWISRYALTNPIFATIVNTKETNIEWLDRRGKEHDQSLRNTNKLLWLLEEADGVKTGTTNQAGPCLIASATRGNQKLIAVVLHDHSRWVDSMKLLKYGFESFDLYEFANKNDILGSIPVEGGLSPTIDAVVSNIASLVVPSADYEHITVSVDVPEKINAPVYQGQKIGEIVFFVRQQAVKTVDIVSAQTVDERTNSKIFLDYLLRSFRFLSSWGVL, from the coding sequence ATGTGGATGCGGTTTATTTATAACGTCATACTCCTATTTTGCCTTTTATTTTACCTACCGATTTCAATAGTTTATAGTGCTCCACCGAAGATTGAAGCCCAGGCTGCCATATTGATGGATGCCAAAACGGGCCAAATACTCTATGAGAAAAACAGTCATGCCCGAAATGCACCAGCCAGTACCACCAAAGTATTGACAGCTATCATAGCAATTGAAAGTGGTCATCTTGACGACGAGGTAAAAGTCAGCTCTCGGGCTGCTAATACAGCAGGTTCTTCTATGCATCTAAGCTCTGGTCAGATTATCTCGATGCGGGAGTTAGTTACTGGACTTTTATTACGTTCAGGAAATGATGCCGCTGTAGCCATTGCGGAACATCTAGCTGGCACTGTTGAAGATTTCGTTACTTTAATGAATCAAAAGGCTCAACTCTTAGATGCAACAGCAAGCCATTTTGCCAATCCTCATGGACTTACTGCGCCAGGACATTATTCTACTGCCTTTGATCTCGCCTGGATATCTAGATATGCACTAACAAATCCTATCTTTGCTACCATTGTCAACACAAAGGAAACCAATATTGAATGGCTAGATCGCCGGGGTAAAGAGCATGATCAAAGTCTGAGAAACACCAACAAATTACTTTGGCTACTAGAAGAAGCAGATGGCGTAAAAACGGGAACGACGAATCAAGCTGGGCCCTGCCTCATTGCCAGTGCCACCCGTGGTAATCAAAAATTAATTGCTGTAGTACTTCATGATCATTCCCGGTGGGTTGACTCCATGAAATTATTAAAATATGGCTTCGAATCCTTTGACTTATATGAATTTGCCAATAAAAATGATATTTTAGGCTCAATTCCAGTCGAAGGTGGTCTTAGTCCAACAATTGATGCAGTGGTTAGCAACATAGCTAGCCTTGTGGTACCCTCTGCTGATTATGAACATATTACAGTCTCTGTTGATGTCCCTGAAAAAATAAATGCCCCTGTGTATCAGGGGCAAAAAATCGGTGAAATTGTTTTTTTTGTCCGCCAGCAAGCAGTGAAGACTGTCGATATTGTCTCTGCCCAGACCGTTGACGAGCGTACAAATAGCAAGATATTTCTTGACTATTTACTTCGTTCCTTCCGCTTTCTTTCTAGCTGGGGAGTACTCTAA
- a CDS encoding AAA family ATPase encodes MKPLCLTMTAFGPYAGLQKLDFRELQDRNFFLIHGPTGSGKTTILDGMCFALYGDASGVERDGKSMRSDHAEELVITEVVFEFAIGEARYQVKRIPEQERPKKRGEGKMTMPPTAELWSIPLSGQPALLASKWLDVTKQIEVVLGFKSSQFRQVVLLPQGEFRKLLTANSSERQEIMQALFKTDLYRTIEDKLKENAQQLKIANEELTKQHQWILQEAGAADVTELLDSLKENQKEAVLLLLEIKKANEQLQQAQQAVSQGRVIQDKIKEKEKALQTLAELTDQKKFIEEERVNFVRATAAATLGDLEKNLLQCAQDVMELEEKSKTYLLQLEADIKKENEAQQIFETEAKKEVERNNIAREILSLQQLEGKVVLLEEALKELAKNHKELTKVEGKKQEVMLRCTQVQQKRDQLCVEQEQYQVLALQVGNREAQWQEAERLLIKRKSLDEACQTFANLDLQVTASINQLAGLDEEYENAKTSLFQLQDNWVKGQAALMASHLVTGASCPVCGATNHPRLAHSVEDMPDEKQIKNAQAQLELLEKRREKFRSERSSLQTEKNTWELRIKDLKSDLKEHAELSVAKLDEATKGLREQYEQAVTGEKKSKELAKELEAMVNEHSKINETLEQVEEEWRQADTLLKAAETVVAERRLAVPQELQDKEKLASMLKDTERKCQEYKMAWEQAQRNLQQAQALVIKDQTILENMKSRLLEYKERYEKEKSQFMVRLGEAGFLDQEDYEQAKKPQEGMQRLKEKIAAFDLEFSTASMRVEQTTQAAKDLVVPDLMQLEGVVAQGQEMYNEVFAAHTNLEAQIKRQQAWIKRIDQLDEKADTVKAEYAVVGRLAEVANGGNEHKLTLQRFVLGTLLDNVIVAANERLKMMSRNRYYLQRTMDRARKNAAGGLDLEVFDNYTGIARGVGTLSGGETFLASLSLALGLADVVQSYSGGIHLDTILVDEGFGTLDPESLDFAIKALVDLQQGGRLVGIISHVPELKERIDARLEVMASERGSKACFRIG; translated from the coding sequence ATGAAACCGCTATGTTTAACGATGACAGCCTTTGGTCCCTATGCAGGGCTGCAAAAACTTGACTTTAGGGAATTGCAAGACCGAAATTTTTTCCTGATTCATGGTCCAACCGGATCGGGGAAAACTACAATTTTAGATGGCATGTGTTTTGCTCTCTATGGTGATGCCAGTGGTGTAGAGCGAGATGGGAAATCCATGCGCAGTGATCATGCAGAAGAGCTTGTTATTACAGAGGTAGTCTTTGAGTTTGCGATTGGAGAGGCACGCTACCAAGTAAAACGTATTCCAGAGCAAGAACGCCCCAAGAAAAGGGGTGAAGGAAAAATGACCATGCCACCTACGGCCGAGCTATGGAGCATTCCCCTGTCAGGCCAGCCTGCACTCTTGGCATCAAAATGGTTGGATGTTACTAAGCAAATCGAAGTGGTATTGGGATTCAAAAGCAGTCAATTTAGGCAAGTGGTATTATTACCACAAGGTGAATTTCGAAAATTACTGACTGCCAACTCAAGTGAACGGCAAGAAATTATGCAAGCCTTGTTTAAGACTGATTTATATCGGACGATAGAGGATAAGTTAAAGGAAAATGCCCAGCAATTGAAGATAGCTAATGAAGAATTAACAAAACAGCACCAGTGGATCTTGCAGGAAGCAGGTGCTGCAGATGTAACTGAACTTTTGGATAGTCTTAAAGAAAATCAAAAAGAAGCAGTGCTTTTGCTTCTGGAGATAAAAAAGGCAAATGAACAACTACAACAGGCCCAGCAGGCAGTTAGCCAAGGCCGGGTTATACAAGATAAAATCAAAGAAAAAGAAAAAGCACTACAAACGCTAGCCGAACTTACAGATCAAAAAAAGTTCATAGAAGAGGAAAGAGTGAATTTTGTTCGTGCAACTGCAGCTGCAACTCTGGGAGATTTAGAAAAAAACTTATTACAGTGTGCTCAAGATGTAATGGAATTAGAAGAGAAAAGCAAAACATATTTGCTGCAGTTAGAAGCAGATATAAAAAAAGAAAATGAGGCTCAACAAATATTTGAGACTGAAGCTAAGAAAGAAGTAGAACGAAACAACATTGCCCGCGAAATTCTAAGTTTGCAACAATTAGAAGGAAAAGTAGTGCTTCTGGAAGAGGCTTTGAAAGAATTGGCGAAAAATCACAAGGAGCTTACTAAAGTAGAGGGGAAGAAACAAGAAGTAATGCTAAGGTGTACTCAGGTGCAGCAGAAGAGGGATCAATTGTGCGTTGAACAAGAGCAATATCAGGTATTGGCCCTGCAGGTTGGTAATAGAGAGGCTCAGTGGCAGGAAGCAGAGCGCTTGCTAATAAAACGTAAATCATTAGATGAAGCCTGCCAAACTTTTGCCAACTTGGATCTGCAGGTAACTGCCTCCATAAATCAATTGGCTGGATTAGATGAAGAATATGAAAATGCTAAAACATCATTGTTCCAGCTGCAGGATAATTGGGTTAAGGGACAAGCGGCCTTAATGGCGAGTCATTTAGTAACAGGTGCTAGCTGTCCTGTATGTGGTGCAACCAATCATCCGAGGCTTGCGCATTCCGTAGAAGACATGCCTGATGAAAAGCAGATCAAAAATGCGCAAGCACAGTTAGAACTTCTAGAAAAGAGACGGGAGAAATTCCGTAGTGAGCGTAGTTCTCTGCAAACGGAAAAGAATACTTGGGAACTTCGAATAAAAGATTTGAAGTCTGATCTAAAAGAGCACGCTGAACTTTCCGTGGCAAAGCTTGACGAAGCTACAAAAGGGTTAAGGGAACAATATGAACAAGCGGTGACCGGTGAGAAGAAATCCAAGGAACTAGCCAAAGAATTAGAAGCAATGGTAAATGAGCACAGTAAAATAAATGAGACATTAGAGCAGGTAGAGGAAGAATGGCGACAGGCTGACACTCTTTTAAAAGCAGCGGAGACGGTTGTGGCAGAGAGGCGTTTGGCGGTACCACAAGAACTTCAGGACAAAGAAAAACTGGCAAGTATGTTAAAAGATACAGAACGGAAGTGCCAAGAATATAAGATGGCCTGGGAACAAGCACAACGGAATTTACAACAAGCCCAAGCACTTGTTATTAAAGATCAGACTATATTAGAAAATATGAAGAGCCGCTTGTTAGAATATAAAGAACGATATGAGAAAGAAAAATCACAATTTATGGTACGGCTAGGTGAAGCTGGTTTCCTAGATCAAGAAGATTATGAACAAGCTAAGAAGCCACAAGAAGGAATGCAGAGATTAAAAGAAAAGATTGCTGCTTTTGATCTAGAATTCAGTACAGCATCTATGAGAGTTGAGCAGACTACCCAAGCTGCAAAAGATTTAGTAGTGCCGGATTTGATGCAGCTAGAAGGGGTGGTCGCTCAGGGGCAGGAAATGTATAATGAAGTATTTGCCGCCCATACTAATCTTGAGGCGCAAATTAAGCGGCAACAAGCTTGGATAAAAAGGATAGACCAGCTCGATGAAAAGGCGGACACGGTAAAAGCTGAGTATGCAGTGGTAGGGCGCCTTGCTGAGGTAGCCAATGGTGGTAATGAGCATAAATTAACGCTCCAGCGTTTTGTACTCGGAACCTTGTTAGATAATGTGATTGTAGCAGCGAATGAACGACTCAAAATGATGAGCCGAAATCGATATTATTTGCAGCGGACCATGGATCGCGCAAGAAAAAATGCAGCAGGTGGCCTAGATTTAGAAGTCTTTGATAACTATACAGGTATTGCTAGAGGTGTAGGGACCTTATCTGGTGGTGAGACATTTTTGGCCTCCTTGTCATTAGCCTTGGGACTCGCTGATGTTGTTCAATCCTATTCAGGTGGGATACATTTAGATACGATTTTGGTAGACGAAGGCTTTGGCACCTTGGACCCTGAATCTTTAGATTTTGCCATTAAAGCATTAGTCGATTTGCAGCAGGGGGGACGTCTGGTGGGGATTATTTCTCATGTACCTGAACTGAAGGAGCGAATTGATGCCCGCTTAGAAGTTATGGCATCAGAACGGGGTAGTAAAGCTTGCTTTAGAATTGGTTAA
- a CDS encoding protein-glutamate O-methyltransferase CheR: MVDEKDWELFKQKFNAKSSINLNDYKPAQMQRRINNLMTRYGANTYVDFFNLLDKDTKMYKEFVDYMTINVTEFFRTPEKFSELETKVLPDLLAQSPKLNIWSAGCSVGAEPYSLAMILKDATPNTKHRILGTDLDIEMLAKAKSGVYTNTEFKNISTGRATKYFKQSGSTYTIDEDIRSRVEFKKHNLLLDKFETGFDLILCRNVVIYFTEEAKDGLYRRFLAALKPGGVLFVGGTEAILNFRDIGFAHYLPFFYRKPL, from the coding sequence GTGGTAGATGAAAAGGATTGGGAATTGTTTAAACAAAAATTTAATGCTAAATCTAGCATTAATTTAAATGATTATAAACCAGCTCAAATGCAGCGTCGAATTAACAATTTAATGACTCGCTACGGGGCTAATACTTATGTAGATTTTTTTAATTTATTGGATAAAGATACAAAGATGTACAAAGAGTTCGTTGACTATATGACAATTAATGTTACAGAATTTTTTCGTACACCAGAGAAGTTTTCCGAACTAGAGACCAAGGTGCTTCCAGATTTGTTAGCTCAAAGCCCGAAGCTTAATATTTGGAGCGCAGGTTGTTCTGTTGGTGCGGAACCTTATTCCTTAGCAATGATATTAAAGGATGCAACGCCGAATACAAAACATCGTATTCTAGGGACGGATCTCGATATTGAAATGTTGGCAAAAGCGAAAAGTGGTGTTTATACGAATACCGAATTTAAGAATATCTCAACTGGCCGAGCTACCAAATATTTTAAACAATCTGGTAGTACTTATACGATTGATGAAGATATTCGCTCTCGTGTAGAATTTAAGAAACATAATTTATTATTAGATAAATTTGAAACAGGCTTTGATCTGATTTTATGCCGTAATGTAGTGATTTACTTTACTGAGGAAGCAAAAGATGGCTTATATCGAAGATTCTTGGCGGCCCTCAAACCTGGTGGGGTTTTATTTGTTGGTGGTACGGAGGCAATATTGAATTTCCGTGATATTGGCTTTGCTCACTATTTGCCATTTTTCTATCGTAAACCCTTATAA
- a CDS encoding DUF188 domain-containing protein codes for MKILVDADACPKNALQICMELGRRYSVPVWTVASFNHNIVSDHHVVVGDASQEADIKVLNLTEAKDIIVTQDWGLAAMVLGKKASCLSPVGRVFTNENIEFLLEEREVKAKLRRSGGRTKGPNKRTTQEDSRFYSCLEEMLAAAIV; via the coding sequence ATGAAAATTTTAGTAGATGCCGATGCTTGTCCCAAGAATGCTCTACAGATATGTATGGAACTGGGACGTAGGTATTCTGTACCTGTGTGGACAGTAGCCAGCTTTAATCATAATATTGTGTCAGACCATCATGTGGTGGTAGGAGATGCTTCTCAAGAAGCGGATATTAAAGTACTTAATTTGACGGAGGCGAAAGATATCATCGTCACCCAGGATTGGGGATTAGCGGCAATGGTATTAGGGAAAAAGGCTAGTTGTCTTAGTCCTGTTGGGCGGGTGTTTACTAATGAAAATATTGAATTTTTGTTAGAGGAACGTGAGGTAAAAGCCAAGTTACGGCGTAGCGGTGGCCGCACCAAAGGACCGAATAAGAGAACAACGCAAGAGGATAGTCGATTTTATAGTTGTTTGGAAGAAATGTTGGCAGCCGCAATCGTCTAG
- a CDS encoding YigZ family protein yields the protein MLDFYVTVNGYGDAEIEIQKSRFISYVKRVETEAAATAFIEEIKKKHWNATHNCSAYVVGENDQYQKADDDGEPSGTAGKPILEIIKKNQLKDTVIVVTRYFGGIKLGAGGLIRAYGKSASAGLKAVGTTERQNHTCIEVTIDYTFIGMLENQLRMQGYRIEDKQFTDKITLIVLEKVGQEEILEKKIMDWTAGQAILNRGGQMYVDTPISFQE from the coding sequence ATGTTGGACTTTTATGTAACCGTTAACGGCTATGGTGATGCAGAAATTGAGATTCAAAAATCTCGATTTATATCCTATGTAAAACGGGTAGAGACAGAAGCGGCTGCCACCGCTTTTATTGAAGAAATAAAGAAGAAGCATTGGAACGCGACTCATAATTGTTCTGCTTACGTGGTAGGAGAGAATGATCAATACCAAAAAGCGGATGACGATGGTGAGCCATCAGGTACAGCAGGTAAGCCTATTTTGGAGATTATCAAAAAAAACCAGCTTAAGGATACGGTGATCGTAGTAACCCGTTATTTTGGTGGTATTAAACTTGGGGCTGGAGGTTTAATTCGTGCTTATGGCAAAAGTGCTAGTGCTGGTCTTAAGGCGGTTGGTACCACAGAACGGCAGAATCACACTTGTATAGAGGTAACCATTGATTATACCTTTATAGGGATGTTAGAAAACCAGCTTAGAATGCAAGGATATCGAATTGAAGACAAACAGTTTACCGATAAAATAACCTTGATCGTGTTAGAGAAGGTAGGGCAAGAGGAAATATTGGAGAAAAAGATTATGGATTGGACAGCTGGACAAGCAATCTTGAATCGCGGGGGGCAAATGTATGTAGATACTCCTATTTCTTTTCAGGAATAA
- a CDS encoding acyl-CoA thioesterase, whose amino-acid sequence MELKKFITHHLVKGKDLNHHGTLFAGRGAEWFVEAGFVAASAMTAPENTVCLNIHGLVFTRPVPKGSIVRYESKVAYAGRSSMVVYVKVLMAKDDDFVLDGFMTFIHVDENGKSTPHNLVVNPTEIEDIALHQRAKDLLKK is encoded by the coding sequence ATGGAATTGAAAAAGTTTATTACGCATCACTTAGTAAAAGGGAAAGATCTAAATCACCACGGTACCCTATTTGCAGGACGAGGGGCAGAGTGGTTTGTAGAAGCTGGTTTTGTCGCTGCGTCAGCAATGACTGCTCCTGAGAACACTGTCTGTTTAAATATTCATGGTTTAGTTTTTACTCGCCCGGTGCCAAAGGGCAGTATCGTTCGTTATGAGAGTAAAGTAGCTTATGCCGGAAGGTCTAGTATGGTGGTGTATGTAAAAGTGCTAATGGCAAAAGATGATGATTTTGTCTTAGATGGTTTTATGACATTTATTCATGTAGATGAAAATGGAAAATCTACTCCTCATAATCTGGTTGTTAATCCTACAGAAATAGAAGACATTGCTTTACACCAAAGAGCCAAGGATCTGCTAAAAAAATAA
- a CDS encoding phenylacetate--CoA ligase family protein has protein sequence MFWNQQVETLAKSDMKAWQHYKIAKVIERVYEKSILYKERFDECGVKPEDVTKVDELARIPVTTFQDIANNYPYGLLTMPVSGVSYIHKNQEGPLANKAISYTKNDMNMWAELISRLLVAGGVNMTSIFQILSKTGECNNHYSMQYGVQQTGATWVTDASNIGQQIQEMQDFGVTAVYSKASHLMDVAHEAKKAQVNLAELPLQVIFCDSQSITPLQGQEIQENYGMKPVEIYGLQDLWGMAIAGECHCQEGLHIQEDCFYAEVVHPISGQSLYMGEVGELVLTSLTLEAMPLIRYSTGILCSLDDNPCACGRTLVRMKKK, from the coding sequence ATGTTTTGGAATCAACAAGTGGAAACGTTAGCTAAAAGTGATATGAAGGCTTGGCAACATTACAAAATAGCAAAGGTCATAGAGCGTGTTTATGAGAAAAGTATTTTATATAAAGAACGTTTTGACGAGTGTGGCGTGAAGCCAGAGGACGTTACAAAAGTAGATGAACTAGCTAGGATTCCTGTAACGACTTTTCAGGATATTGCTAATAACTATCCTTATGGATTATTAACTATGCCTGTCAGCGGGGTTTCCTATATTCATAAAAACCAAGAGGGGCCCCTTGCAAATAAGGCAATAAGCTATACAAAAAACGATATGAATATGTGGGCGGAGCTTATATCACGTTTGCTGGTTGCTGGGGGAGTAAATATGACCTCTATTTTTCAGATTCTTAGTAAAACAGGTGAATGCAATAATCATTATAGTATGCAGTATGGAGTACAGCAAACTGGTGCAACTTGGGTAACGGATGCTAGTAATATAGGACAGCAGATTCAAGAAATGCAAGACTTCGGTGTTACTGCTGTATACTCGAAAGCTTCTCATTTAATGGACGTAGCACATGAGGCAAAAAAGGCCCAGGTCAACTTAGCAGAATTGCCATTGCAAGTTATTTTTTGCGATAGCCAGTCGATAACTCCACTCCAAGGACAGGAAATACAGGAAAATTATGGAATGAAACCGGTAGAGATTTATGGATTGCAGGATCTTTGGGGGATGGCTATTGCAGGAGAATGTCATTGCCAAGAGGGGTTACATATTCAGGAAGATTGCTTTTATGCAGAAGTTGTACATCCAATAAGTGGACAATCCTTATATATGGGAGAAGTTGGGGAGTTAGTTTTAACGAGTCTTACCTTAGAGGCGATGCCGTTAATTCGTTACTCCACCGGCATTCTTTGTTCTCTGGATGATAATCCATGTGCTTGTGGTCGGACGCTAGTACGTATGAAGAAAAAATAA